One genomic window of Maribacter aquivivus includes the following:
- a CDS encoding ABC transporter permease, which produces MFKNYLKIAWRNLIRNKGFSILNIAGLSIGLTVFTLIILWINFELGFDRFHENQERIYEVNNQYDVEGEIWTWNSTPKAMAPAIKKDYPEVERISRYFYDTPFLFSVDDKRIKATGTIVDPDFLSIFSFPLVQGDIASVFSDVNSVVITETFAKKMFGDKDPIGEIVVIDNADTFKVTGILKDLPTNTDFTFEFLVPWAYLTQIGWDDTHWGNNSVATYVMLKKDVNFSDFSTKIKTLRENYDEDSSDMVTLLYPYSRTYLYNEFENGKEVGGRIDLIKMFGIIAAIILIIACINFMNLSTARSEKRAKEVGVRKVMGAPKKHLIYQFLGESILISAIAAIFSILLVLLVLPAFNDLVGHELELDFTSMWFWISALAIVLFTGLLAGSYPALYLSAFKPSAVLKGTFHKADTLITPRKVLVVVQFSVAIILITSTLIISQQLDKVQNRQLGYSKDNLIYTFLEGDIDKNYELIKKELLKSGAASSITKTSSPITESWSNTWGFEWSGKKENDKTIVLRLIADDVVAETMGLELLSGRDLNLQEFPTDSTAVLLNESAVSLMGFNEPLGQIIKDNGIEWHVVGVVKDFVFNSPFQKIEPLVIEGAKGWFNVMHMKLNEANSTSENLAIVENIYKKYNPEYPFDFEFVDGEYAEKFSDQQRTGKLATLFTLLTILISCLGLFGLASYMAENRIKEVGIRKVLGASVTTIVTLLSKDFLKLVAISILIAIPIACYYMSNWLEEFDFRISISVWVFAIAGGLTLVIALVTVSFQAIKAARANPVKSLRSE; this is translated from the coding sequence ATGTTTAAAAACTATCTTAAAATAGCATGGAGGAATTTAATTCGGAATAAAGGTTTTTCGATTTTAAATATTGCAGGTCTTTCCATTGGGCTTACCGTGTTTACCCTAATTATTCTTTGGATAAATTTTGAATTAGGATTTGACCGATTTCATGAAAACCAAGAGCGTATTTATGAAGTTAATAATCAATATGATGTTGAGGGTGAAATTTGGACATGGAACTCCACGCCTAAAGCAATGGCACCTGCAATAAAGAAAGATTACCCAGAAGTAGAACGCATATCTAGATACTTTTACGATACCCCATTTTTATTTTCCGTAGATGATAAACGAATTAAGGCAACGGGCACAATTGTAGATCCAGATTTCTTGAGCATTTTTAGTTTCCCCTTAGTACAAGGTGATATTGCCAGTGTCTTTAGTGATGTAAATTCAGTGGTGATTACAGAGACTTTCGCTAAAAAGATGTTTGGCGACAAAGACCCTATTGGGGAAATAGTAGTAATTGATAATGCAGACACATTTAAGGTTACGGGAATTTTAAAAGATTTACCAACCAATACGGATTTTACCTTTGAATTTTTGGTGCCTTGGGCATATTTAACTCAAATAGGCTGGGACGATACCCATTGGGGTAATAACTCTGTGGCTACTTATGTAATGCTTAAGAAGGACGTCAACTTTTCTGATTTTTCGACTAAAATTAAAACCTTAAGAGAAAACTATGATGAAGATTCTTCTGATATGGTTACCCTCTTATATCCATATTCAAGAACCTATTTGTATAATGAATTTGAAAATGGAAAGGAAGTTGGTGGTAGAATAGATTTAATAAAGATGTTCGGTATCATAGCGGCAATTATTCTAATAATCGCCTGTATTAATTTCATGAACTTAAGTACGGCCAGAAGTGAAAAAAGAGCAAAAGAAGTTGGTGTTAGAAAAGTAATGGGAGCCCCTAAAAAGCATTTGATTTATCAATTTTTGGGAGAATCTATACTGATTTCAGCTATTGCCGCAATCTTTTCAATACTTCTAGTGCTATTGGTGCTGCCTGCGTTTAATGATCTGGTAGGTCATGAACTTGAATTGGATTTTACCAGTATGTGGTTTTGGATTTCAGCGTTGGCAATTGTTTTATTTACCGGTCTATTGGCAGGTAGCTACCCGGCATTGTACTTATCGGCATTTAAACCATCGGCAGTTCTAAAAGGCACATTCCATAAAGCAGATACCCTAATTACGCCAAGAAAGGTTTTGGTAGTGGTCCAATTTTCTGTGGCAATAATATTAATTACGTCAACACTAATTATAAGCCAACAATTAGATAAAGTTCAAAATAGACAACTTGGCTATTCAAAGGATAATTTGATTTACACTTTTTTAGAAGGTGATATTGATAAGAATTATGAGTTGATCAAGAAAGAATTGCTCAAGTCTGGAGCGGCGTCTTCCATTACCAAAACAAGTTCGCCTATTACAGAAAGTTGGAGTAATACTTGGGGGTTTGAATGGAGCGGAAAAAAGGAAAATGATAAAACAATTGTATTAAGATTAATTGCTGATGATGTTGTTGCCGAAACTATGGGTTTGGAGCTATTGTCTGGTCGCGATTTAAATCTGCAAGAATTTCCTACTGATTCTACAGCAGTATTATTAAACGAGTCAGCTGTCTCACTTATGGGTTTCAATGAACCCTTAGGTCAAATTATTAAAGACAATGGGATAGAATGGCATGTTGTTGGGGTGGTAAAAGACTTTGTATTCAATTCGCCATTTCAGAAAATAGAACCATTGGTAATTGAAGGGGCTAAAGGGTGGTTTAATGTAATGCATATGAAACTGAACGAGGCAAATTCTACTTCAGAAAATTTAGCTATCGTCGAAAATATATATAAGAAATACAATCCAGAGTATCCTTTTGATTTTGAATTCGTGGATGGAGAATATGCAGAAAAATTCAGTGATCAGCAAAGAACAGGTAAACTTGCTACACTGTTTACACTGTTAACAATATTAATCTCTTGTCTAGGCTTGTTTGGTTTGGCGAGTTATATGGCAGAGAATAGAATTAAAGAGGTAGGTATTCGAAAAGTATTGGGTGCTTCGGTTACTACAATAGTGACGCTTCTATCTAAAGATTTTCTAAAACTGGTAGCTATATCTATTCTAATTGCAATTCCTATTGCTTGTTATTATATGTCTAATTGGTTAGAAGAATTCGATTTTAGAATATCCATTTCAGTGTGGGTATTTGCAATTGCCGGTGGTCTTACGTTAGTAATAGCATTGGTAACGGTAAGTTTTCAAGCAATAAAAGCAGCAAGGGCAAACCCTGTAAAAAGTTTAAGATCAGAATAA
- a CDS encoding ABC transporter permease: protein MFKNYIKIAWRSLKKQAFFTFLNTFGLAIGMAGALMISLYIYDELSYDKMFADADRIYRIDADIKFGGAEIKAAESAPPMAGALKRDYSQVESTVRFRTLGSMYVKKVGGETSSKENKVTYADSTFFQFFGIDLLAGNSKTALTGTNSLVLTKTAAEKYFGSTDVLGQNMLLDNSDTYTVTGVIDDMPKNSYFNEYSVFLAMAGNVASREELWGSNNYFTFVKLIPEAKVEDFQAPLQGMLERYMLPWAQKYFPGMTAESFAASGNYIRYHTIALTDIHLHSDRSSEMNATSSMQNIYILSFIGLFLIILASVNFMNLSTAHSLKRAKEVGVRKTLGSNKMNLIFQFLTESGLIAFISLIAALLITMITLPFFNGFTGKSIAIPFTQPLFWLLVLAATILLGLFSGCYPAFFMSRFTPVKTLKGGASESVGNGRVRNALVIFQFSISVFLIVSTLVVFQQLNYIQSKDLGFTKGQVLLINEISPLGSKTNAFKEEILKMGNVENVTLSNFYPTPSWRSDSSFFQEGTKSQENAIQMQTWDVDMDYLKTLEMDVVAGRDFNKQYASDSTAIIINEATLPILNVTAQEALGMRISEEIDMENPTYYTIIGVVKDFHFKSLRENIGALGLHIENNAENMAVRLSGGDYSESIAEIENIWNTMAPGQPFDYQFMDEAFYSTYNSEQKLSQIFFIFTILSIFIACLGLFGLAAFNAEKRTKEIGVRKVLGATVSQISYRLTVDFLKLVGVAILISLPLGWFAMNKWLEDFSYRIEIGLGVFVLAAVLAIVVAIVTVSYQSIKAAIVNPVKSLRSD from the coding sequence ATGTTTAAAAACTATATCAAAATCGCTTGGAGAAGTTTAAAAAAGCAAGCCTTTTTTACTTTCTTAAATACATTTGGACTTGCTATTGGTATGGCCGGTGCTCTAATGATTTCATTATACATCTATGATGAGTTGAGCTATGATAAAATGTTTGCCGATGCGGATCGTATTTATCGAATAGATGCCGATATAAAATTTGGAGGTGCAGAAATTAAAGCAGCAGAATCTGCTCCACCTATGGCTGGTGCTTTAAAAAGAGATTACTCGCAAGTAGAGTCTACAGTTCGTTTTAGAACTTTGGGTAGTATGTACGTGAAAAAGGTAGGTGGTGAAACAAGTTCTAAAGAGAACAAAGTAACCTACGCCGATTCAACTTTCTTTCAATTCTTTGGTATTGATTTATTGGCAGGAAACTCAAAAACTGCTTTAACGGGCACAAATTCATTAGTGCTTACAAAAACTGCCGCAGAAAAATACTTTGGGTCAACAGATGTTTTAGGGCAAAATATGCTTTTAGATAATTCCGATACTTATACGGTAACAGGGGTAATAGATGACATGCCTAAAAACTCTTATTTTAATGAGTATAGTGTCTTTTTGGCTATGGCAGGTAATGTTGCGTCTAGAGAAGAACTTTGGGGTAGTAACAACTATTTTACGTTTGTAAAATTAATACCGGAAGCTAAAGTTGAAGATTTTCAAGCACCGTTACAGGGCATGCTAGAAAGGTATATGTTACCATGGGCACAAAAGTATTTTCCGGGTATGACTGCAGAATCATTTGCGGCATCTGGTAATTATATACGCTACCATACTATAGCGCTGACAGATATTCATTTACATTCAGATAGAAGCTCAGAAATGAATGCTACCAGCAGCATGCAAAACATTTATATACTTTCTTTTATTGGGCTATTCTTAATTATTCTGGCAAGTGTAAATTTTATGAATTTGTCTACGGCTCACTCTTTAAAAAGAGCCAAAGAAGTTGGGGTAAGAAAAACATTGGGTTCTAATAAAATGAATTTGATTTTTCAATTTTTGACAGAATCTGGTTTAATAGCTTTTATTTCATTGATAGCTGCCTTATTGATTACCATGATTACGCTGCCGTTTTTTAACGGATTTACCGGTAAGTCTATTGCAATACCATTTACACAACCTTTGTTTTGGCTTTTGGTGTTGGCAGCAACAATACTATTAGGGCTTTTCTCTGGATGTTATCCTGCTTTTTTCATGTCTAGGTTTACCCCAGTTAAAACACTTAAAGGTGGAGCATCTGAAAGTGTAGGTAATGGTAGGGTAAGAAATGCTTTGGTAATATTTCAATTTTCAATTTCCGTATTTCTTATAGTAAGTACGTTGGTAGTTTTTCAGCAATTGAATTATATACAGAGTAAAGATTTGGGTTTCACAAAAGGCCAGGTGTTGTTAATCAATGAAATTAGTCCGTTAGGATCTAAAACAAATGCATTTAAAGAAGAAATCCTTAAAATGGGCAACGTAGAAAATGTTACGCTAAGTAATTTTTACCCTACGCCATCATGGCGGTCAGATAGTTCTTTCTTCCAAGAAGGAACCAAAAGTCAGGAAAATGCAATTCAAATGCAGACTTGGGATGTAGACATGGATTATTTGAAGACGTTAGAAATGGATGTTGTAGCTGGGCGCGATTTCAACAAACAGTATGCATCAGATTCTACGGCAATTATTATCAACGAAGCTACTTTACCAATTTTAAACGTTACAGCTCAAGAAGCTTTGGGAATGAGGATTTCCGAAGAAATTGATATGGAAAACCCTACCTACTATACTATAATTGGGGTGGTTAAAGATTTTCATTTTAAATCGCTTCGCGAGAATATTGGTGCATTAGGATTGCACATCGAAAATAACGCAGAGAATATGGCGGTAAGGTTAAGTGGTGGTGACTATTCAGAGTCAATTGCGGAGATTGAGAATATTTGGAACACCATGGCGCCTGGTCAACCCTTTGATTATCAATTTATGGACGAAGCATTTTATTCCACCTATAACTCGGAACAAAAGCTGAGTCAAATATTTTTCATTTTTACTATTCTATCCATTTTCATTGCTTGTTTAGGATTATTTGGATTAGCTGCCTTTAATGCTGAAAAGCGTACAAAAGAAATTGGCGTTAGAAAAGTGTTAGGGGCTACTGTAAGTCAGATTTCATATAGACTTACAGTAGATTTTCTAAAATTAGTAGGTGTAGCAATTCTCATTTCTTTGCCATTGGGTTGGTTTGCCATGAATAAGTGGTTAGAAGATTTCTCTTATAGAATAGAAATAGGACTTGGGGTTTTTGTACTCGCAGCGGTTTTAGCAATTGTAGTGGCTATTGTAACGGTAAGTTATCAAAGTATAAAAGCGGCAATAGTAAACCCTGTAAAAAGTTTACGGTCAGACTAA
- a CDS encoding ABC transporter permease, which yields MFKNHIKTAWRSIKKDKLFTTIKIGGFAVGIAACLLIALFIRNEVSYDQHYEKKNQIYRVVMQGMFNGEQVKSTHFQLPLADALEADFPEILKAGKVNTIEIFGAGKHAMHLEGEVQNNFEEGFVLADQEAFDILEIQLEQGNTATALTNPKSIVISRTKADKYFKNGKAIGETIILDDDSAKPYTVTGIMKDVPKNSHLNFDFLLPIEDTRMSWTNQNYFTYVLVDEHTNVQELEKKMLSIIEDYVIPAQIDRGRAPDFIEVLRTIEYKLQPITDIHLYSDIKMADGLKHGDIRFVWLFAAIAGFVLLLAVINFINLSTAKSANRAKEVGLRKTIGAFKHNLVAQFLTESVLFSIISFVMGVLLAWALLPSFNTIAAKTTAMPWSAWWFLPVLLIASLLVGAIAGLYPAFYLSAFKPVNVLKGSLSIGGKSAKLRSGLVVFQFTTSVILIIGTLIIYQQMDYILKKELGYDKEQVVVLEGAGILRNRMDSFKEQLLALPQVKSATVTNYLPVDGASRNGNTFRKANEGNEGRGIPAQIWRVDYDYIKTLGLKLKAGRDFSKEFALDSINSIVINSKMVQELGLADPIGKELDNNGQAFTIIGVVDDFHFKSLKEDISSLSLVIGKDNGAVSIKLNKGNINEALASITGVWNKNVPNQAINYNFLDQEFTRMHDDVQRMGKIFNSFAIFAIFVACLGLFALSAFMVEQRKKEISIRLVLGAPFKSIYQLLTLDFMKLILISICIAIPIGWYLMNRWLQDFAYHITIGWGIFLVASGIALTIAIITISYQSIGAALLQPLKGLRSE from the coding sequence ATGTTTAAAAATCACATTAAAACAGCATGGCGAAGTATTAAAAAAGATAAGCTTTTCACCACCATTAAAATTGGTGGTTTTGCCGTTGGTATAGCTGCCTGTTTATTAATCGCATTATTTATTAGAAATGAGGTTAGCTATGACCAACATTACGAGAAAAAAAATCAAATCTATAGGGTAGTCATGCAAGGCATGTTTAATGGAGAGCAAGTAAAAAGCACCCATTTTCAATTGCCTTTGGCAGATGCATTAGAAGCCGATTTTCCTGAAATATTAAAAGCGGGAAAGGTAAATACTATTGAAATATTTGGCGCTGGTAAACATGCCATGCATTTAGAAGGCGAAGTGCAGAACAATTTTGAAGAAGGTTTTGTACTCGCCGATCAAGAGGCATTCGATATTTTAGAAATTCAGCTAGAGCAGGGTAATACGGCAACAGCGCTTACGAATCCTAAGAGCATAGTCATCTCCAGAACCAAGGCGGACAAATATTTTAAAAATGGAAAAGCAATTGGCGAAACCATTATTTTAGATGATGATTCGGCTAAGCCATATACCGTAACGGGTATCATGAAAGATGTTCCCAAAAACTCACACCTTAATTTCGATTTTCTGCTTCCAATAGAAGATACGCGTATGAGCTGGACCAATCAGAACTATTTTACATATGTATTGGTCGATGAGCATACGAATGTTCAAGAACTAGAAAAAAAAATGCTTTCTATTATTGAAGATTATGTGATTCCCGCGCAAATAGACAGAGGTCGTGCTCCAGATTTTATAGAGGTACTTAGAACTATAGAATACAAATTACAACCTATAACCGATATTCATCTGTATTCAGATATTAAGATGGCAGATGGGTTGAAGCATGGTGATATTCGTTTTGTATGGTTATTTGCTGCCATTGCTGGGTTTGTGTTATTGTTGGCGGTTATTAACTTCATTAATCTATCAACAGCAAAGTCAGCCAATAGAGCTAAAGAAGTGGGATTAAGAAAAACCATTGGTGCTTTTAAACATAATCTTGTTGCTCAATTTCTAACGGAATCAGTCTTATTCAGTATCATTTCATTTGTGATGGGTGTATTGCTGGCATGGGCATTACTACCATCGTTCAATACTATTGCTGCCAAGACAACAGCAATGCCGTGGTCTGCATGGTGGTTCTTACCAGTACTTTTAATTGCATCACTATTGGTTGGGGCTATTGCCGGGTTATATCCTGCATTTTATTTATCGGCTTTCAAACCGGTCAATGTATTAAAAGGCAGTCTTAGCATAGGAGGTAAAAGTGCCAAACTTAGAAGTGGATTAGTCGTTTTTCAATTTACTACATCGGTCATTTTAATTATTGGTACGTTGATTATTTATCAGCAGATGGACTATATTCTTAAAAAAGAGTTAGGATATGATAAAGAGCAAGTTGTTGTACTTGAAGGGGCGGGAATTTTACGCAACCGCATGGATTCCTTTAAGGAGCAACTTTTAGCATTACCTCAAGTAAAAAGTGCAACGGTAACCAATTATTTGCCGGTAGATGGTGCAAGTAGAAACGGTAATACGTTTAGGAAAGCAAATGAGGGAAATGAAGGTAGAGGTATACCTGCTCAAATTTGGAGAGTAGATTATGATTATATAAAAACCTTAGGATTAAAGCTAAAAGCAGGAAGAGATTTTTCAAAGGAATTTGCCTTAGACTCCATTAACTCCATTGTAATCAATTCAAAAATGGTGCAAGAGCTTGGGTTAGCGGATCCAATAGGAAAAGAGCTTGATAATAACGGACAAGCATTTACTATAATAGGAGTTGTAGATGATTTTCATTTTAAGTCTTTAAAAGAAGATATTTCTTCATTATCGCTTGTTATAGGAAAAGATAACGGAGCCGTTTCTATAAAGTTAAATAAAGGAAATATTAATGAAGCATTGGCAAGTATAACAGGAGTTTGGAATAAGAATGTGCCAAACCAAGCTATCAATTATAACTTTTTAGACCAAGAGTTTACACGTATGCATGATGATGTGCAGCGCATGGGAAAAATTTTCAACAGTTTTGCCATTTTTGCCATTTTTGTAGCATGTTTAGGGCTCTTCGCATTATCTGCTTTTATGGTAGAGCAACGCAAAAAAGAAATCAGTATACGGTTGGTACTAGGTGCGCCTTTTAAAAGCATCTATCAATTACTTACGCTAGATTTTATGAAGCTGATATTAATATCCATCTGTATAGCAATTCCTATAGGTTGGTATTTAATGAACCGTTGGCTTCAAGATTTTGCATATCATATTACCATTGGGTGGGGCATATTTTTGGTTGCTTCGGGTATTGCGTTGACTATTGCCATTATTACGATAAGCTACCAATCTATAGGCGCAGCACTTTTACAACCATTAAAAGGGTTGAGGTCCGAATAG
- a CDS encoding ABC transporter permease, which translates to MFKNYIKIAWRNLWKNKGYSMLNIFGLAIGITCAAMILLWVEDEVGYDENFAKQDVIYYIPTNQQYDGEWRTFFQATPGPLAEALKTEVPGIVGAARTKRDDLLLQVDDKSINKKGKYVDPDFLSMFSLSFVEGNLETAFNEVDAIIISKQTATQLYGENSSVVGKVLRVNNDTNYTISGVFEDLPSNVTYSFDWVAPFERFAVGKDWMLEYGANFSDTFVELAPEANFDIVNQKVKAILPIKTEEDDAYAFLHPMKDWHLKSNFEGGKNVGGQIIYVRLFSLIAIIILLIACVNFMNLATARSEKRANEVGVRKVLGSGRKGLISQFMAEAVITATLSAALSIVLLKLLIPQFNTLIDKQLDLSLGSPVHILTLVGITLVCGLVAGWYPAFYLSSFKPVDVLKGSRISKGSAPFIRKGLVATQFVVSIVFIISTIIVYQQVQHVKGRDLGYDKENLVKIPVKGDIIKNFNPIAQDMKASGMLESIGLNNSDILSGGNNTSGLEWQGGVDTEDVLVSTRYISADFFKTTGMTILEGRGFSDNPLKDSTNLIVSESFAKLMGAGSAVGKTIENDYAVIGVVKDYLYDDMYGSSDPVIFFNYHDEARFLYVKAKEGIATATALSTMETVLKKHNPAFPFEYEFVDDTYNAKFKSEKLIGSLSQIFALLAIIISCLGLFGLSAFTADQRRKEIGVRKVLGSSIAGIVGLLSKDFMKLVIIAIVIACPIAWLLMQNWLEGYAYRISINAWAFIIAGTIAIAIALLTISFQALKAARANPVNSLRTE; encoded by the coding sequence ATGTTTAAGAACTACATCAAAATCGCTTGGCGAAACCTCTGGAAAAATAAGGGCTATAGTATGCTCAATATTTTTGGGCTGGCAATAGGTATAACCTGTGCCGCTATGATTTTACTTTGGGTAGAAGATGAGGTAGGTTATGACGAAAATTTCGCAAAGCAAGATGTAATTTATTATATACCAACTAATCAGCAGTATGATGGTGAATGGCGAACTTTTTTTCAAGCAACTCCCGGTCCTTTAGCAGAAGCTTTAAAAACGGAAGTACCAGGTATTGTTGGTGCAGCTAGAACCAAAAGAGATGATTTACTGTTGCAGGTAGATGATAAATCTATCAATAAAAAAGGTAAGTATGTAGACCCTGATTTTTTGAGCATGTTCAGTCTTTCTTTTGTGGAAGGTAATTTAGAAACTGCTTTTAATGAGGTCGATGCTATTATAATATCAAAACAAACAGCTACGCAACTATATGGTGAAAATAGCTCGGTTGTTGGTAAAGTTCTTAGGGTTAATAATGATACTAATTATACTATCTCTGGAGTTTTTGAAGATTTGCCAAGTAATGTAACCTATAGTTTTGACTGGGTTGCACCTTTTGAAAGATTCGCTGTTGGTAAAGATTGGATGCTAGAGTATGGAGCTAATTTTTCCGATACGTTTGTAGAACTTGCTCCCGAAGCAAATTTCGATATAGTCAACCAAAAGGTGAAGGCAATACTACCTATAAAAACCGAAGAGGATGACGCGTACGCCTTTCTTCATCCAATGAAAGATTGGCATTTAAAATCAAATTTTGAAGGAGGAAAAAATGTTGGAGGACAAATTATATATGTACGTCTGTTCAGTCTTATAGCAATTATTATACTATTGATAGCCTGTGTCAATTTCATGAATTTAGCTACTGCGCGAAGCGAAAAGAGAGCTAATGAGGTTGGGGTACGAAAGGTATTGGGTTCAGGTAGAAAAGGACTCATATCTCAGTTTATGGCAGAAGCAGTGATTACTGCAACATTATCTGCAGCATTGAGCATAGTATTATTAAAACTTCTTATTCCGCAGTTTAATACACTTATAGATAAGCAATTAGATTTAAGTTTAGGGAGTCCGGTACATATCTTGACTTTAGTGGGCATAACTTTAGTTTGTGGATTAGTTGCAGGGTGGTATCCGGCGTTCTATCTGTCTTCTTTTAAACCGGTAGATGTATTAAAGGGTTCGCGAATATCAAAAGGTAGTGCCCCATTTATCAGAAAAGGATTGGTGGCTACCCAGTTTGTGGTTTCCATTGTCTTTATTATTAGTACCATTATTGTGTATCAACAAGTTCAACATGTTAAAGGAAGAGATTTAGGGTACGACAAAGAAAACTTGGTTAAGATACCTGTAAAGGGAGATATCATAAAGAACTTCAATCCTATAGCACAAGATATGAAGGCATCTGGTATGCTAGAGAGCATTGGGCTTAATAATTCAGATATTCTATCTGGCGGGAATAATACATCTGGTTTAGAATGGCAGGGTGGAGTTGACACAGAAGATGTGTTAGTTTCTACACGATATATAAGTGCTGATTTTTTTAAAACTACTGGGATGACAATTCTAGAAGGTAGAGGGTTTAGTGATAATCCATTAAAAGACAGTACTAATTTAATAGTAAGTGAGTCTTTTGCAAAACTAATGGGTGCAGGTAGCGCAGTTGGTAAAACAATTGAGAACGATTATGCCGTAATCGGTGTCGTTAAAGATTATTTATATGACGATATGTATGGCTCTAGTGATCCGGTGATATTTTTCAACTATCATGATGAAGCACGTTTTTTATATGTAAAAGCGAAGGAAGGTATAGCAACCGCAACAGCATTGTCAACTATGGAAACGGTGTTAAAGAAACACAATCCGGCATTTCCTTTTGAATATGAATTTGTGGATGACACGTACAACGCCAAATTTAAAAGCGAAAAACTAATAGGAAGCCTTTCTCAAATCTTTGCATTACTTGCTATTATTATTTCCTGTTTAGGGTTATTTGGGTTATCTGCGTTTACTGCAGATCAACGTAGAAAAGAAATTGGAGTCCGAAAAGTTTTGGGATCAAGTATTGCTGGTATCGTAGGCTTATTGTCAAAAGATTTTATGAAGTTGGTCATTATCGCAATAGTAATTGCCTGTCCAATTGCATGGTTACTTATGCAAAATTGGCTAGAAGGTTATGCATATAGAATTTCTATAAACGCTTGGGCTTTTATTATAGCAGGTACAATTGCAATTGCCATTGCATTATTAACCATAAGTTTTCAAGCTTTAAAAGCAGCTAGAGCAAATCCTGTAAATAGTTTACGTACAGAATGA
- a CDS encoding ABC transporter ATP-binding protein has translation MITITNLKKSFRTEEVETLALNNVNLKVEDGEFVAIMGPSGCGKSTLLNIIGMLDNPTDGSYNFAGNEVGGLKESQRTQLRKGNLGFVFQSFNLIDELTVYENVELPLIYLKMGKAERKEKVMKVLERMKIAHREKHFPQQLSGGQQQRVAISRAVVTNPKLILADEPTGNLDSKNGIEVMNLLTELNQEGTTIVMVTHSDRDSHYAHRVVNLFDGQIVTESQNRAIGAMM, from the coding sequence ATGATAACCATAACAAACCTAAAAAAGAGTTTTAGAACAGAAGAAGTAGAAACCTTGGCGTTGAACAATGTCAACCTAAAAGTGGAAGATGGTGAGTTTGTAGCAATTATGGGACCTTCAGGTTGTGGTAAATCTACCTTACTGAATATCATAGGCATGCTAGATAATCCTACAGATGGAAGCTACAATTTTGCCGGTAATGAAGTAGGTGGTTTAAAAGAAAGCCAACGAACCCAGTTACGTAAGGGTAATTTAGGTTTCGTTTTTCAAAGCTTTAATCTTATAGATGAACTAACGGTATATGAAAATGTTGAATTGCCTTTAATCTATTTAAAAATGGGTAAGGCAGAGCGCAAAGAAAAAGTGATGAAGGTGCTAGAGCGTATGAAAATAGCGCATAGAGAAAAGCATTTTCCACAACAGTTATCAGGTGGTCAGCAGCAACGTGTTGCCATTTCTAGAGCGGTTGTAACAAATCCGAAGTTAATTTTAGCCGATGAGCCAACGGGTAACCTAGATTCTAAAAACGGAATTGAAGTAATGAATTTACTAACGGAATTGAACCAAGAAGGAACCACTATAGTAATGGTTACACACTCAGATAGAGATTCGCACTACGCACACAGAGTTGTAAATCTATTCGATGGTCAAATTGTTACCGAAAGTCAAAACAGGGCAATTGGAGCCATGATGTAA